The following coding sequences are from one Halorubrum sp. BOL3-1 window:
- a CDS encoding GTP cyclohydrolase III, producing MTTTQVTLVQIDNYGPWTTTPEPRREMDLQTLQSRLFADVAQFLGHRDAYVFFTRFDNMIAVTNGVDGTAHASLQESIGNRYPVSVSLGTAVAERPVDALEAANRRLQTAGSAQDESRTEVLAGEYLSETDRSDLQVAHFDVVNATGKYTDRLNEFDTFINVELAYGSLMRHLREAHGALSFFVGGDNVVAVCPDLPETAFSAAVEHVRDDVDIELQVGVGRGASAHEAGFAAKHALEDCRHDGTSVELFGVPAAGD from the coding sequence GTGACGACGACCCAGGTGACTCTCGTCCAGATCGACAACTACGGTCCGTGGACGACGACGCCGGAGCCGCGTCGCGAGATGGACCTCCAGACGCTCCAGTCGCGACTGTTCGCCGACGTGGCGCAGTTCCTGGGCCACCGCGACGCGTACGTCTTCTTCACCAGGTTCGACAACATGATCGCGGTGACGAACGGCGTCGACGGCACGGCCCACGCGAGCCTTCAGGAGTCGATCGGCAACCGCTACCCGGTCAGCGTCAGCCTCGGTACCGCCGTCGCAGAGCGCCCCGTCGACGCGCTCGAAGCGGCGAACCGGCGGCTCCAGACCGCGGGCAGCGCCCAAGACGAGAGCCGGACCGAGGTGCTCGCCGGCGAGTACCTCTCGGAGACGGACCGGTCGGACCTCCAGGTCGCGCACTTCGACGTGGTCAACGCGACCGGGAAGTACACCGACCGACTCAACGAGTTCGACACGTTCATTAACGTCGAGCTGGCGTACGGATCGCTGATGCGCCACCTCCGCGAGGCGCACGGCGCCCTCTCCTTCTTCGTCGGCGGCGACAACGTCGTCGCGGTCTGCCCCGACCTCCCCGAAACGGCGTTCTCGGCGGCGGTCGAACACGTCCGCGACGACGTCGACATCGAGCTTCAGGTCGGGGTCGGCCGGGGGGCCTCCGCACACGAGGCCGGCTTCGCGGCCAAGCACGCCCTCGAAGACTGTCGACACGACGGGACGAGCGTCGAACTGTTCGGCGTACCCGCCGCCGGCGACTGA
- a CDS encoding DUF92 domain-containing protein: MIRRLRRASAFAAVAALAALAPSLGTAAAVPFLAVAGAAFFGVRDGEWFETLALPGDREEERLYGFASFALAGAGLALFASLPRAPLPYEAFAAATLAVGAGRFGRTLVSRRTTDEFPLVAGYVAAGTVGALAGQTAVRLQTGAPVGAETVPLSVFLAAAAALTAALVRSLVFSRDAHITAVLVAFVTWGFIALDPTVDAPLIAVGLAVTGALGYVSFAIGTASVAGMLTGVVSALLAVVLGGVGWFLTLMSFYAFGGLASKYRFDEKADRGVAQENEGARGTGNVLANSAVALAAVVGHAAAPHLAVPAAPLGFAFAGATATAMADTLSSEIGGLYDDPRLVTTLRRVEPGTDGAITWQGELAGLSGALLVGALAAGGTPVLDPVVAGGVAAGGAVAAAGVAGMTVDSLLGALIEGDRVGNQTVNFLATLAGGTAAVALWAVV; the protein is encoded by the coding sequence GTGATACGGAGGCTCCGACGCGCGAGTGCTTTCGCCGCGGTGGCCGCCCTCGCGGCCCTCGCGCCGTCGCTCGGCACCGCCGCCGCCGTGCCCTTCCTCGCCGTCGCCGGGGCCGCCTTCTTCGGCGTCCGCGACGGCGAGTGGTTCGAGACCCTCGCCCTCCCCGGCGACCGCGAGGAGGAGCGGCTCTACGGGTTCGCCTCCTTCGCGCTGGCCGGCGCCGGACTCGCCCTGTTCGCGTCGCTGCCGCGCGCCCCGTTGCCCTACGAGGCGTTCGCGGCCGCGACGCTCGCGGTCGGCGCCGGACGCTTCGGTCGGACCCTCGTCTCCCGCCGGACGACCGACGAGTTCCCCCTCGTCGCCGGCTACGTCGCCGCCGGGACGGTGGGGGCCCTCGCCGGACAGACCGCGGTCCGCCTCCAGACCGGCGCCCCCGTCGGCGCCGAGACCGTTCCCCTGTCGGTGTTTCTCGCGGCGGCGGCCGCGCTGACGGCCGCGCTCGTCCGCTCGCTAGTGTTCTCGCGGGACGCGCACATCACGGCCGTCCTCGTCGCGTTCGTGACGTGGGGGTTCATCGCTCTGGATCCGACGGTCGACGCCCCCCTCATCGCCGTCGGTCTGGCGGTGACGGGCGCGCTCGGCTACGTCTCCTTCGCCATCGGCACCGCCTCCGTCGCCGGGATGCTCACCGGCGTCGTCTCGGCGCTGCTCGCGGTCGTCCTCGGCGGTGTCGGCTGGTTCCTCACGCTCATGTCCTTCTACGCGTTCGGGGGGTTGGCCTCGAAGTACCGGTTCGACGAGAAGGCGGACCGGGGGGTCGCCCAGGAGAACGAGGGCGCCCGCGGCACCGGCAACGTACTGGCGAACTCCGCGGTCGCGCTCGCGGCGGTCGTCGGCCACGCGGCCGCGCCGCACCTCGCCGTCCCGGCCGCCCCGCTCGGTTTCGCGTTCGCGGGCGCGACCGCGACCGCGATGGCCGACACCCTCTCGTCGGAGATCGGCGGTCTCTACGACGACCCGCGGCTGGTGACGACGCTCCGACGCGTCGAACCCGGCACCGACGGCGCGATCACCTGGCAGGGAGAACTGGCGGGCCTCTCCGGCGCGCTGCTCGTCGGGGCCCTCGCCGCGGGCGGAACGCCCGTCCTCGATCCGGTCGTCGCCGGCGGCGTCGCCGCGGGCGGCGCCGTCGCCGCCGCGGGCGTCGCCGGGATGACCGTCGACAGCCTCCTCGGCGCCCTGATCGAGGGCGACCGGGTCGGCAACCAGACCGTGAACTTCCTCGCGACGCTCGCCGGCGGGACCGCCGCCGTCGCGCTCTGGGCGGTGGTGTGA
- a CDS encoding ferredoxin — protein MSDEAETDGKEAATDGGDEVLRASDLGGEGPPIEEKPYKIVFEANKCFGAGKCAEVADNWVMDVVSGMAKPETYYIGEDDLDENVRAAEACPAKKEAGVIHVVDRRTDDEVAPDPHGDGTLSVDW, from the coding sequence ATGAGCGACGAGGCCGAGACCGACGGCAAGGAGGCCGCGACCGACGGCGGCGACGAGGTGCTTCGCGCCAGCGACCTCGGCGGCGAGGGACCGCCGATCGAGGAGAAGCCCTACAAGATCGTCTTCGAGGCGAACAAGTGCTTCGGGGCGGGGAAGTGCGCCGAAGTCGCGGACAACTGGGTGATGGACGTGGTGAGCGGGATGGCGAAGCCGGAGACGTACTACATCGGGGAAGACGATCTGGACGAGAACGTCCGCGCGGCCGAGGCGTGCCCCGCGAAGAAGGAAGCCGGCGTGATCCACGTCGTCGACCGTCGGACGGATGATGAGGTCGCGCCGGATCCGCACGGCGACGGGACGCTCTCGGTCGACTGGTAG
- a CDS encoding 1,4-dihydroxy-2-naphthoyl-CoA synthase: MVSEIFDPDAWEPVTDEFDDVTYHRAVDAPAVRIAFDRPGIRNAFRPGTVDELYAALDHARKQADVGCVLLTGNGSSEEDGGWAFCAGGDQSVRGGSGYEYRDDDEADDDDDDLVREARAGRLHVLEVQRLIRFMPKPVVAVVPGWAVGGGHSLHVVCDLTLASDEHAKFLQTDPDVASFDGGFGSAYLAKQIGQKKAREVFFRGKTYSAEEAEDMGMVNEVVAHEELEEVALEWADEMTRKSPTAMRMLKYAFNMADDGMVGQQVFAGEATRLAYMTEEAQEGRDAFLEGREPDFEEYPWHY, translated from the coding sequence ATGGTCTCGGAGATCTTCGACCCCGACGCGTGGGAACCGGTCACCGACGAGTTCGACGACGTCACCTACCACCGCGCGGTCGACGCCCCCGCGGTCCGGATCGCCTTCGACCGCCCCGGGATCCGCAACGCGTTCCGACCGGGCACGGTCGACGAGCTGTACGCCGCGCTCGACCACGCGCGCAAACAGGCTGATGTCGGCTGCGTCCTCCTCACCGGCAACGGTTCCTCGGAGGAGGACGGCGGCTGGGCGTTCTGCGCCGGCGGCGACCAGTCGGTCCGGGGCGGCTCCGGCTACGAGTACCGCGACGACGACGAGGCGGACGACGACGACGACGACCTCGTCCGCGAGGCGCGCGCCGGACGGCTCCACGTCCTCGAAGTACAGCGCCTGATCCGATTCATGCCGAAGCCCGTCGTCGCGGTCGTCCCGGGCTGGGCGGTCGGCGGCGGCCACTCGCTACACGTCGTCTGTGACCTCACGCTCGCGAGCGACGAGCACGCGAAGTTCCTCCAGACCGACCCCGACGTCGCCTCCTTCGACGGCGGGTTCGGCTCCGCGTACCTCGCGAAACAGATCGGCCAGAAGAAGGCCCGCGAGGTGTTCTTCCGCGGGAAGACCTACTCGGCCGAGGAGGCCGAGGACATGGGCATGGTGAACGAGGTCGTCGCTCACGAGGAACTGGAAGAGGTAGCCCTGGAGTGGGCCGACGAGATGACGCGGAAGTCCCCGACCGCGATGCGGATGCTGAAGTACGCGTTCAACATGGCCGACGACGGGATGGTCGGCCAGCAGGTGTTCGCCGGCGAGGCGACGCGGCTCGCGTACATGACCGAGGAGGCACAGGAGGGTCGCGACGCGTTCCTAGAGGGTCGCGAGCCGGACTTCGAGGAGTACCCGTGGCACTACTGA
- a CDS encoding MoaD/ThiS family protein, with protein MNEHVRDPAYPEREPALPRGPAQRDGRAAGRNGVDPGEEADATEAETTVTVRCTGHVRTEIGVCEFEYAFEGDTLRAFLDELFEDYSELQDVLIAESESDATHSGWAPTPEELPGTWSKNPAGEQTVAYARILVNGHFNENENGFDTKLEEGDRVALVYPFMFCR; from the coding sequence ATCAACGAACATGTTCGCGACCCGGCTTACCCGGAACGGGAGCCTGCGCTCCCGCGTGGCCCAGCCCAGCGAGACGGCCGAGCCGCCGGCCGAAACGGAGTCGACCCCGGAGAGGAGGCGGACGCGACCGAGGCGGAGACGACCGTCACCGTCCGGTGTACCGGCCACGTACGCACGGAGATCGGCGTGTGCGAGTTCGAGTACGCCTTCGAGGGCGACACGCTCCGCGCGTTCCTCGACGAGCTGTTCGAGGACTACTCCGAGCTCCAAGACGTACTAATCGCGGAGTCCGAGTCCGACGCGACCCACAGCGGGTGGGCCCCGACGCCGGAGGAGCTACCGGGGACGTGGTCGAAGAACCCGGCCGGCGAGCAGACCGTCGCCTACGCCCGGATCCTCGTGAACGGTCACTTCAACGAGAACGAGAACGGCTTCGACACGAAACTGGAGGAGGGCGACCGCGTCGCCCTGGTCTATCCGTTTATGTTCTGTCGTTGA
- a CDS encoding GNAT family N-acetyltransferase, producing the protein MARDGPDSRVRPGRPADAARIRELQSHLRQPSPDLLEYGLAVGAARVSVADGRVVGYLLPVDGPDRCGAHVAELVVAPVFRRQGRGRALLRAAIDDADGPVTLQVHPDNDAALGLYESLGFAVVERRPDAYADGDALALRLDPDA; encoded by the coding sequence ATGGCAAGAGACGGCCCGGACTCGCGGGTCCGGCCCGGCCGACCGGCCGACGCCGCCCGGATCCGCGAGCTTCAGTCGCACCTCCGCCAGCCGAGTCCGGACCTCTTGGAGTACGGGCTCGCGGTGGGCGCCGCCCGCGTGAGCGTCGCGGACGGTCGCGTCGTCGGCTACCTGCTCCCGGTCGACGGACCGGACCGCTGCGGGGCCCACGTCGCGGAGCTCGTCGTCGCACCCGTTTTCAGGCGCCAGGGGCGGGGTCGCGCGCTGCTCCGCGCGGCGATCGACGACGCCGACGGACCGGTGACGCTTCAGGTCCACCCCGACAACGACGCCGCGCTCGGGCTGTACGAGTCGCTCGGATTCGCGGTCGTCGAGCGCCGACCGGACGCGTACGCCGACGGCGACGCGCTCGCCTTGCGGCTCGATCCCGACGCGTAG
- the hisI gene encoding phosphoribosyl-AMP cyclohydrolase, giving the protein MSDADAETESIDVDFGEDGLVPAVAQDADSGELLMLAYVSPEALERTRETGDAHYYSRSREELWHKGGTSGHTQSVREVRVDCDADALLYLVDQEGGACHTGHRSCFHRTIDGENVGERVFDPDEVY; this is encoded by the coding sequence ATGAGTGACGCCGACGCGGAGACCGAGTCGATAGACGTCGATTTCGGTGAGGACGGGCTGGTACCGGCGGTCGCGCAGGACGCCGACTCCGGTGAGCTGCTGATGCTCGCGTACGTCTCGCCCGAGGCCTTAGAACGCACCCGCGAGACCGGCGACGCCCACTACTACTCCCGGTCCCGCGAGGAGCTGTGGCACAAGGGCGGCACCTCGGGGCACACCCAGTCGGTCCGGGAGGTCCGGGTCGACTGCGACGCCGACGCGCTGCTGTACCTCGTCGACCAGGAGGGCGGCGCCTGCCACACCGGCCACCGATCGTGTTTCCACCGAACGATAGACGGCGAAAACGTCGGAGAGCGCGTCTTCGACCCCGACGAGGTGTACTGA
- a CDS encoding HAD-IIA family hydrolase: MGFSGAVLDVDGTVVRGDDPIPGAPAGHRRLREVGIETLFVSNNPTKAPPAYVERLGAAGYEVDADRVLTAGSVTTRYLRRHHGSDDLLCIAEAGLLAQFAEAGLSTTDDVDAADALVASIDREFDYEDLCRAMWALEREIPFIGTDPDLVIPAPERDVPGSGAVINAIAGVAERDPDAVLGKPSDTAVEMVRERLPYPPEECLVVGDRLDTDVALGERAGMTSVLVRSGVTDAADLAASDVSPDYVLDHLGEIDRVVG, encoded by the coding sequence ATGGGATTCAGCGGCGCCGTCCTCGACGTCGACGGCACGGTCGTGCGCGGCGACGATCCGATCCCGGGCGCTCCCGCGGGGCACCGGCGGCTCCGCGAGGTAGGGATCGAGACGCTGTTCGTCTCGAACAACCCGACGAAGGCGCCGCCGGCGTACGTCGAACGTCTCGGGGCGGCGGGGTACGAGGTCGACGCGGACCGCGTCCTCACCGCGGGCAGCGTGACGACGCGGTACCTCCGGAGGCACCACGGCAGCGACGACCTGCTGTGTATCGCCGAGGCGGGACTCCTCGCTCAGTTCGCGGAGGCCGGACTCTCGACGACCGACGACGTCGACGCCGCCGACGCCCTGGTCGCCTCCATCGACCGCGAGTTCGACTACGAGGACCTCTGTCGGGCGATGTGGGCCTTGGAGCGAGAGATCCCCTTCATCGGCACCGACCCCGACCTGGTGATTCCGGCCCCCGAGCGCGACGTGCCCGGGTCCGGCGCCGTGATCAACGCGATCGCCGGCGTTGCCGAGCGCGACCCCGACGCCGTCCTCGGCAAGCCGTCGGACACCGCGGTCGAGATGGTCCGCGAGCGGCTCCCCTACCCGCCCGAGGAGTGTCTCGTGGTCGGTGACCGACTCGACACGGATGTCGCGCTCGGGGAGCGCGCCGGGATGACGAGCGTCCTCGTCCGGTCCGGCGTCACCGACGCGGCCGACCTCGCGGCGTCCGACGTGTCTCCGGACTACGTGCTCGACCACCTCGGCGAGATCGACCGTGTCGTCGGCTGA